Proteins encoded in a region of the Megalops cyprinoides isolate fMegCyp1 chromosome 3, fMegCyp1.pri, whole genome shotgun sequence genome:
- the hpda gene encoding 4-hydroxyphenylpyruvate dioxygenase: protein MTSYTDKGEKPERGRFVKFHHVTFWVGNAKQAAVFYCDKMGFEPLAYKGLETGSREVVSHVIRQDKILFVFESALNPGNEEIGEHLVKHGDSVKDIAFQVEDCDFLVKKAKERGAVIVREPWVEQDEYGKVKYAIVQTYGDTTHTFIEYLGPYKGLFLPGYRAPLFKDPLLPKLPPGCLSFIDHIVGNQPDDKMVPVSDWYQKCLIFHRFWSIDDKQIHTQYSALRSIVVTNYEETIKMPINEPAPGKRKSQIQEYVDYNGGPGVQHIALNTSNIIQAIINLRARGMDFLSAPDTYYDTLREKLKSAKIKVKEDLDKLQELKILVDFDDKGYLLQIFTKPVQDRPTLFLEVIQRHNHFGFGAGNFKSLFEAIEKDQDARGNLTVLTSEAQPKAFY from the exons ATG ACTTCTTACACTGACAAAGGAGAAAAG CCAGAGAGGGGGCGCTTTGTTAAATTCCATCATGTCACCTTCTGGGTTGGCAACGCAAAACAG GCGGCTGTATTCTACTGTGACAAGATGGGCTTTGAGCCACTAGCCTACAAGGGTCTGGAGACTGGCAGTCGTGAAGTGGTGTCCCATGTCATCCGACAGGATAAG atattgtttgtttttgagtctGCCCTGAATCCTGGAAATGAAG AAATTGGGGAGCACTTAGTGAAACATGGAGACAGCGTCAAGGACATAGCATTCCAAGTGGAAGACTGTGACTTCTTAGTGAAG aAAGCTAAAGAACGAGGCGCTGTGATCGTCAGAGAGCCCTGGGTGGAACAGGATGAATATGGCAAAGTGAAGTACGCTATTGTGCAAACT TATggagacacaacacacacatttattgaGTACCTGGGTCCCTACAAGGGACTGTTTCTGCCAGGATACAGAGCGCCACTCTTCAAGGACCCTTTGCTACCCAAACT GCCGCCAGGCTGTCTGAGTTTCATTGATCACATTGTGGGAAACCAGCCAGACGACAAGATGGTGCCAGTATCGGACTG GTATCAGAAGTGCCTGATATTCCACCGCTTCTGGTCCATAGACGACAAGCAGATCCACACGCAGTACAGCGCCTTGCGGTCCATTGTGGTCACCAACTACGAGGAGACCATAAAGATGCCCATCAATGAGCCCGCGCCAGGGAAGAGGAAGTCACAGATCCAG GAGTACGTGGACTACAATGGTGGCCCTGGTGTACAGCACATTGCTCTCAATACCTCAAACATCATCCAAGCT ATTATCAATCTCAGAGCTCGTGGAATGGACTTCTTGAGTGCTCCAGACACTTACTATGACACCTTGCGAGAGAAACTCAAGTCAGCCAAGATCAAAGTGAAGGAGGACCTTGATAAACTGCAG GAACTGAAAATCCTGGTGGATTTTGATGACAAGGGCTACCTACTCCAGATCTTCACCAAACCTGTGCAGGACCGCCCTACCCTCTTCTTGGAAGTCATTCAACGACACAACCACTTC